Genomic segment of Halococcus sediminicola:
ACAATTGTGGAAGCCTATAAAAAGCGACTCTCGCATGATTTTATAGGTTTCCCAACGGATAGAACGCCATTTTGATTTCATACAGTAGATCTCGCCATTGAATGCCGGAAATTGCAAAATACACGCTGTCTATGCAGCAACGTTTGCACGAACTGCCGAGTTTCTGGCAGAAGCGGCGTGCTGCATAGAGAGGCTGTATTCAGTAAGGAGTGGCTACTGACAGAGCAAGTGCTGATTCGCTGTAGAAAGAGGGAGATTGCTGATTAGTTTTCTTGTCTCTCTGGCTGGTAAGTGAGGATGAGGACGTCCGAACCGACCGTTTTCGTATCCACGAGTTGTAGCGCTGTCGTATCGCTCGGATCTTCGAAGAGGCGCTTCCCGTTCCCTAAGATGACGGGGAAAGTCATGAGCCGGTACTCGTCGACCAGATCGTGTTCCATCAGTGTTTGGACGAGCTGTGCGCTGCCGTTGACCAGAATGTCGCCGTCCAGCTCCTGCTTCAGGGTAGAGACCTCGTCCGCGACGTTTTCATCGATGAGCGTCGAGTTGTTCCATTCGAGGGGTTCCTCGAGGGTCGTCGAGACGACGTACTTGGTCATACTGTTGAACTTATCGGCGAACCCCGTTTCGTCCGTCTGGCCCGGCCACGCCTCCGCGAACCCCTCGTAGGTCACTCGCCCCAGCAACAGCGCGTCGCTTGCCATCACTTCGTCGAGTTTGAACGCGTCTCCGTCGTCTCCGCGGTCGAACTCGAACGTCCAAACCGGGTCTTCCATGACGCCGTCCACCGACACGAACTCCGAGACGATTACGTTACCCATGTGATTTCACCACGAAAGCTACCATGAGCGAGGACGTATTCAATTAATCGTTCGTGAAATTACTGACCACTGATGAATGTGTATCTTTATGTCTAAGTGTATAATACTACTTCGGCGGTTGATGCAGAGTAGCCAGAATCCCAAGCTGACAGTGATTGACTAAACATCGCAGGGAGTGGCTAGTCCACTTTCGCCGCTTAGCGCTTCTATAACTCGATAGATGGAATAGACACCTATCGAGAGTAGATTCTATGAAACAACAAGTGCTGTTTATTCATGGTGCCGGTGGGTACGAAGAAGACAAAAAATTGGCAGCAGAGCTGCGGGATGGATTAGGGACTGCATACGAGGTGCAGTACCCACAGATGCCAAATGAAGATCATTCTGGATACGAGGCATGGAAAAATCAGATCGGAAAGGAACTCGCTGTGCTGGATGGCGAGGTGATTCTCCTTGGACACTCTCTGGGCGGTTCGATTCTGTTGAAATGTCTTTCCGAAGAGAAGACAGAAACGTCTATTGGCGGTATATTCCTTATCGCACTGCCGTACTGGGGTCCCGAAGGTTGGCAAGTCAGTGAATACGAACTGGAGAAAAACGTTGCGTCAAAGCTCCCGAGTGAATTGCCTGTATTCTTTTACCACGGCCGCGACGACGAAATAGTACCGTTTGCCCACCTCGCGCTGTACGCTGAAAAACTCCCGCAGGCAACGTTTCGCGAATTTGATGGCCGCGGACATCAGTTCAACAACGATTTGTCTGAAGTTGCCCAGGACATCAAAAGACTGTGAAGAAAGAACTCATAGAGAGATAACAGCCGGTTTACTCATGCTACTTCGGCGGTATCGGTTCAACCGCCGAAGTAGTAATAAGCAGAACGTGGTGAGACACCTCGACTTGACCTACCGATGTGTAAGATACGCGCTCTGTATACAGCAGTAACTGAGCTACTTACTGGGTTTCTGGCAGAACGCCCGTGCAAGATGTAGAGGCTATATCTCGCATCTGGTCTCTATCGCTATCTCTTGCCTTCTTAGCAGTGGAGGCAACCGCTGTCAGCACTCAAGTGGCTACTACAGGGTGAATTGAACCGTTACGACTTCGACAGCGCTACCTGATAGTGAGGTCTGTATGTGTTGGTAGGTCGACTAATCTTAGCAACATCCCACTCGGTACCCACCACAGCCTCTTGCACCCTGTCTGGACTGAATAGCCGGAATAAAAGCGTCTTATCAACATCGCACTCATATTCGAAGTGCATCACCCGGTAGGCGAGTCCAGTTGTCGGATCGGCTCGGTACCCGAGCATATTGGCGGATTCCTCCTCTTCAGGATCAAAGCCGTCAAGCACGGCAGTTGCGTCGGATGTCGTCACGAACGCGAGATCGCCGAGAAACTGGCGAAGACCTTGCATTGACCCCGCGAGACCTAGCTGGGTTCCAATTGCGAGCGCCGACTGGAATCGGTCGCGTTCGAACGTCTTGCGGAGCGCGAACATATCGGCATAACGAGCGTCATTGACACCACGCTCACGCATCGTCTCGACAAGGTGCTCACTCACCTCGATGGCGACTGTTTCGAAGTGATCCTGAAAGTAGACCGTATCACGCCCCGCACCTGCACCCATATCTAGTAATGGGCCATCGAGCCACGACACGCGCCACCCACCACGCTTACCGGCAGTAGGATCGAGTTCGCCAAAGTAGTTTTCCTCAACTGGGTGCTCACGGGCTTCTTTACCATCCCGTTGAATAAGTGGTTCATCCATTTTGCCGCGCTGATAGTCGTGAATAGCACGACCGAATGCATCGGATTTCATCACATCATGTGACACAGCCTCACTTGTAATAAAACCGCCATGAGAATCGATAGCGAGCGCGAAGACCTAGCGAATCGTATTGAGGAAGAATGGACGTGAGCGAAACAGAATCGGGTGGATGCTCTGTCACTCGCTGCTGCACCACCTCCACTACCGCGGCACTGGCAGGATAAGGATGAGCGTGGCGTGCAAGATACGCGCTCTGTAGTCAGCACTGTCGTTCAGAACTGCCGTATCTCTGCCAACTCTCGCCTGACCGATTCAGAGGGGTCAGCCACTCGCGCGCTCTTCGAGCGCCAGTCTGATCCCAAACCCAACAAGGACACTCCCACTTGCGTATCGGAGAGCACTCCGAACGAGTTCGCGCTCGGCAATTACTCGCCGAGTCTTACTGGAAAAGACGGCGAGTGCGGCCTGATACAGAAACCCGAGCGTTGCGAAAATCACTCTGAAAGCGAAATTTGGAGCGGAACGTTCCCATTCGATTGAACAAACTGCGGAAGAAACGCCAGAAAGAAGATGGCAACCTTCGGATTAAGGACGTTGATCATGAGCGCGTGGCGGTATGACTCTGCCGGGGTATACTCGGTCGTCTCATGTGTGATCTCGAATTCTTCACGATTCAGAATCGTTTGAATGCCCAAGTACACGAGGTAGCCTGCGCCAACGAATTTTACTGCGGTGAACGCGAGCGCTGATGTCCTGAAGATGGCCGACAGTCCCAGAACAGCACCAGCCGTGTGAACGATACTGCCGCTTGATGATCTAAGCGCGGCGGTGATGCCTGCGGCTCGTCCGTCGCTGATGGCTCGGGTCAGCGTGTAAATGCTGTCCGGCCCAGGAGCGACGATGAGACCCAATGCAGCAGGAATGAATGCGATCAGTACACTGAGGTCAAACATACGACAGGCTTACCTATCACTGGCATAAACATATCGTTTGTCTGTCTCCCGACGTTACATTCGCTCCCCACTGTCGCGCTCGCTCACGAAGAGGGGGCCGTCTAGTGACTTGGGGTGGTAGTTCATCACCTGGGTGCTGTGGGGACGCTACTTGACAACCGAAACGTCGAACTTCCCGCGCCAGCGATATCGCCGGCCGCCCCAGACGAACGTCCGGCGGACCAGCGCGTACGGGACGAGAGGCACGAACGCGAACAGTGCCGGGTAGGCGAGCGCAGCCGTCCACCGACGGACGCCCAGGACTTCGTTGACGGCGAAGTGCAACATCGTCAAGGCCACCACCATAGGGAGCGGGGCCAAGATTGCAGCCACGAGTGCGAGCACCAAAACGAGACAGATCCCGGTGACGGTGCCGGGGAAATGCCACCGAAGAATCTTCGTCCACCGGACTGGCCGCTCAATCGCCTCGTGAATGGTCCCACCAATGGGAACGATGTGTGTCCGGCCGACCGTCGTCACCTCAAGGTACTCCATGAGGAGTCCGTCGTCGCTGACGGTCCGCCGCAGTTCATCAAGAAACGCTGTCTCGTCGATGTCGCCGCGGTCGAACATGACCGCGCCACCCCATATCTGGTTGCCGAGGTAGAGGCCCAGTGAGCCTGCTGAGGCGTACAGTGGTTCGAGCAGCACCGACAGAGGGTCTTGTCCGACGAAATACGGTACCTCTGACACCGGGCCACGCTGCTCATAGTCCGCGCTGAGGGTCGCCAGCCAGTCCGGAGGGTGGTGGAAATCGTCGTCAGTCCAGACGAGGCGGTCGTGGCGCGCGGCCTCCATCCCGGTGACGATGGCGTTGGCCTTTCCCGAACAGCCCTCCGGCTCCCCTGCGGCGACGAGCTGGACGCCTTCGTAGTGATTTTCCTGACCGGTGACGGGGTCGTCCCCGCTATCGTGGATGACCAACAGCTCGTCGCTATCTCCGAGTTGGGCGGCCAGCTCCCCGCATGCGTCGGTCCACCTCGTCGTCGGCAGAAGGACACTCATCGGTGACCGGTCAGACATGGCGGTGACTTCTGTCGGTGACTCGAAAAATGAATCGATTCCTGTCGTTCCAGTACGTTTAGGACGAACAATCGCCGTCTTCAGCCTACTCGTGGAAATTTCATACTCTGAGAGGCGTTCGACGGGGGGCAGATTGATGAATACGGGCTGTGTCGTCCGTATCGTCGTTCAGAACTGCTGTATCCTGTTAGCTCTTGCCTGACCGACTCAGAGAGTGTATTCAGCAGGGAATGTAGCTGTGGTGGGAATATGGAAAGCAATCGGTTGCGTTAGGCGGAGGGGTTGGTGACAGAGAGGTACTGAGAATAGTCGTGGCCGTATCCGATGCAGGTTTGTCACCAAAGTCACCAAGCGTTGGAGAATCGGGCCTCAGTCGAAGCACTCGAACGGAATGGTTCAACCTAGCAGTATCCAGTTTACTGAATGTCCATCCGCGTGAAACGGACCTGGCTCACGGCTATCAATACGAGTGTGGCAGCGAGCAGAATTCCCGCACTCGTGAAGTCGTAGGTCCCTTCGAGCATGATTTCGTTCGCGTCGAAGTACCTCATCGGAGCGATGTTTGCCAGCCAGCCGTAGTCCGTCACAGGGATGAACGACTGGAACAGGTACAGCGCGAAGAGCACGCCGATCGCCGCGTTCTGGGCGGTGTCCTTGTCGTCAAGCAACACCGATAACACCAGCCCGATGGCCCCACAACACAGTAGGTACGGGATTGAGAGTACGTGGACCATGATGAGTTCCTCCACCGCTATCGACGGGTCGATGAATAGCGTACCGACGTAAATCGCCGCCGGCGTGATGACGCTGGCGATGAGGATCGGTACCAGCAGCGAGAGGAACGTCTCAACGAGCACGGTCGTCCGCGAGACCGGGTTCGCAAGCAGCACGTCCATCCGGTCTTCGTCGATATCGCCCCGAACCGACCCTGCCGCGCTGTACGTGAGGTAGAGACCGAAAAACACCGCCCACATCAGAGTGTAGAATTCGCCGGCGAGTAGCCCTCCGAGACTCGTCATGCTCTGGAGACCGAACGCTTCGATGAACGGCTGGGGTAACTCCGCCATGACCTGCTTGAACTGGGCGCTGGCGGCAATGTTGGTCGTGATCAGCGGAGCGGACGCGACGAACAACATCGCCAGCAGCGCGAACGCAACGCTGATCCCGAACGCGCTCTTGAGTCGGTGCTCTCCTTCGTAACGCAGGACGTTAAGAGTCATTGGATATCCATCCACCCGAACCGCCACTGACCGGCGAGAACCAATATCACGGCGGCCACAAGCAGGATTCCTGCGCCTGCGAGATCGTAGTTGGCGTTGACGAGAATCTCGGTCGGATCGAAGTAGTTCATCGGGGTGAGAACGCCGAGGAACTCCAGATCCGTGCCGATGAACGCCGTCTCGACGAGGAAGGCCACCACAAGCACGCCGACCGAGGCGTTTTGGGCGAGGCTCTCGCTGCCGAGAAACACTGAGAGTGCGAACCCGACCGCCGCACAACACAGCAGATACGGCACCGCCAGCGCGTGGAGCGCGACGAGGTTCGTAACGTCGAGCGGTTTGTCGATGAGTACCGAACCGACGTAGAGCACGATCGGCGTGATGGCGTTGACTGCGAGAATCGGCACTAGCATGGAGAGAAATTCCTCACCGACGAGTCTCGTTCGGGAGATTGGCGCGGAAAGGAGGGTATCCATCCGGCCTGTCTCGATGTCACCCGCGACCAGTCCAGCAGCGGTGTAGGCGAGATAGAGGCCAAGCACGAGTATCCAGCCGAACTGATAGAGTTCGACCGCGAGCAGTCCCGGAAGGGTGTTGAACGCCGCAAGACCGAACCCCTCGGTGAACTGCTGGGGGAAGTTACTGAAGATCGCTTCGAGGTCGAAATCGGAATAGGCGGGCGAGAGCGCGACGAACATCGCGCCGTAGAAACTCGCCGCGATTGCAATAGTGGCCCCGAGCACCAGTTTGCGTTCGCCCTCGTAGCGTGCGACCTCAAACATTCGCCTGTCTCCCGACGGTGCCCGACTTGCGGTCGGGGTCGACCTCACCATAGAATCGCATGAACACGTCTTCGAGTGGTGCGTCCTCAATGTCGAGATCGAGGACGTCGTACCCGATGAGGTGTTCGAGCAGGGCGTTGTAATCGCCCGTGTACGTGAAGTTCACGCTCGTCCCATCACGGCCGTCCGACGAGGTGTCATCGCTCTCCGTCGATGGGCCGTCTCCGCTGCCGTCGGCGGCGGTGGGCTGGACTGGCTGCTCGTCGCCGGTGACGCTCACGTCGTGTGCGCCCTCGATGGCGAACGCGCCAGCCTCGACAGGTTCGGCGACGCGGATCGAGACGCGCTTGCCGCCGCGTTCGAGCAGCGTCTCGACATCTTCGAGCTCGACGAGGTGGCCGTTCCGGATGACGCCCACTCGGTCGCAGATCTTCTGGACCTCGCTCAGGATGTGCGAGGAAAAGAAGAACGTTTTGCCCCTGGCCCGTTCGCCGCGAATGAACTCGTAGAACCGCTCCTGCATCAGTGGATCCAGCCCCGAGGTGGGTTCGTCCATGATGACGAGGTCGGGATCGTGCATGAACGCGAGCACGACCGCGAGCTTGCGCTTGTTGCCCGTCGAATACTCGCCGATCTCGCGATCCATCGGCGGGTCGAACAGTTCCAGCAACTCATCGCTGCGCGTATCGCCCTTGAGCGACGCCTGGTACCGCAGAAACCGCCGGCCGGTAACGCTCTCGTCGAAACCCATCTCCGCGGGGATGTACCCCACGTGTCGCTTGGCCTCGATCATCGCGCTTCGGTCGGTGATGTCGTGGCCGAGCACGCTCGCGCCCCCCTCGGTCGGCGATTGGAACCCCATCAGCGTCCGAATTGTGGTAGACTTGCCTGCCCCGTTCGGTCCGAGAAAGCCGAAGATTTCACCATCTTCGACGGCAAACGATAGTGACTCGATTGCACGAACGTCTCCGTAGTCTTTCGTGAGACCGTTTACTTCGATCGCTGCCATGTCTGATACTCGGCTCCATAACCAGATATCTGTTTCGGTCATGTATTCACATACGATGACCGTATTAGTTATGTATTCACAGGCCGGAGGAGTGGTATGCGTGGTTTCAGCGACGAGGAACGAGATCGCATTCGAGAACAGTTGATCGAGACAGGACGTGAATTACTACTCACGTACGGACCGAAGAAAACGACGGTCGAGGACATCACAGATCCCGTCGGGATCGCGAAACCGACGTTCTACCAGTTCTTCGACGCGAAAACCGACCTCTACATCGTGATTCTGGAACGCGAACTACAGGAGTACATGGAAACCGCCCGGTCAGAGCTTGAGGGCGTCAACGACCCCCAAGAGGCACTGGAGCGATTGTTCTGGTGTTATGCTGAGTTCGGCGAAGGGAACCGGTTCATCCAGCAAACAGTCATTCAGGGCAACTACCAGGATATAATTGGAAGCGGAAAATCGGAGCAGCTCGACAATCTAGTTCGAACCGAGATGGCGGAGTTCATTCCTCTCATCGAAGACATCCAGGGTCGAAGTGATGGTCCAGTCTCTGAGATGGACCCACTCACTGTTCTGGGCATCATGGGGTCATCGATCGGTCTGTTGGTGCTCCACAAGGACGAATACGAGCAATACGAGGGTCAGTTCGAGGGTATCGAGGAAGGCTACTACTACCACATGCAGGACACGTTGATCACAACCCTCGCACGAGGATTGACAGTCGAAGGATGAATTCTGGTATCTGAGATCAGGCAAGTAGATTGCTCATGCACGACTGGACTCGAAATCTATACCGATAGTCTAAATTTCACACATATATCTATGCATGATGAATCGACCTAGCCGTCATCAGATACAACTGAAGAACGCAAGAACAACCATTTCAGACCTTCATTCGACCACTTTCACCCCACACATGGCTCAGGTTTATCATCTAAAAAAAACGTATGGAAAGCGAGGAGATATAGAGCAATGACTATCGACAAGTACACCAAGAGTCTGCTGACCGCAACCAGCACTCGAGGCGTCAGCACCACCAATTCAGATGGGATCGAAGCAACACGTCGCTTCGCGAACAACCGACCACGACTCGTGAACGAAGGAACGAGCGCATGAACGAACGCCAGCCGCCGCGACGTCCTGCTGAAGTTACAGAACTGTCAGACATTGCGGGAACAGACTCTACTGAGACGAGCCAATGTCAGTCTCTCTCGTCATCGTCACTTCCTGCCGATCGTGACCGCACTCTCGAGAAGTATGACGACAAACTAGATCTCGCAATCGAAACTGATGGTCTCAAGAAATCATTCGGAGACACGCGCGCCATCGACGGCATCGATCTCCGAATACCCCGGGGCTCCGTATACGGGCTTTTAGGTCCTAACGGAGCCGGTAAGACCACGGCGATACGAATACTCACGACGTTGCTCCGCCCTGACGCCGGCACTGCGACCGTTCTCGGGCACGACGTCGTTCAGGACGCAGCCGACGTCCGTGCAAAGGTGAGTCTCACGGGCCAGTACGCCTCGGTCGACGAGGACCTCACTGGACACGAGAACCTCGTCCTCGTGGGACGCCTGCTCGGCTTCTCGTGGCGAGACGCGAAGAAGCGCGCCGATGAACTACTCACGGCCTTCGGCCTCGAAGACGCTGCCACGCGCCAGGTACGGACGTACTCCGGTGGTATGCGGCGTCGACTCGACGTCGCCGCGAGCCTCGTCGTCACACCCGAGGTGCTGTTCTTAGACGAGCCGACGACAGGTCTCGACCCACGCAGCCGAAATCAGGTCTGGGCCATCATCCGCGCCATCGCTGCCGAAGGAACTACTGTTCTTCTCACCACGCAGTATCTCGACGAGGCCGACCGTCTCGCCGATCGCCTCGCCGTCATCGACAATGGCCGCGTCATCGCTGAGGGGACGAGCCGCGAACTGAAGGCCGCCGTGGGTGCGAGCACTCTCCATCTTCAAGTCCAAGATCCGAGACGCCGAGAAGAAGCCGAAGCTATCTTGCGAGACCACTTCAGCATGGACGTCCATAATGGAACCGACCGGGATACCCTCTCCGCGAGCGTTCCACACGATGAAGAGCCAGCGGCGGTGCTGACGGCACTCTCGGATGCCGGCGTAAATGTCGCCGAGTTCTCGCTCGGGCAGGCGAGCCTCGACGAGGTCTTCCTCGCACTCACCGGTCAACCCGCTGAGGACACGACGGAGGAGGTGGCCGCATGAGCAACGAGACCACTCCATCGAACACAGTCGTCGAGGAGGATCTCGACGATGTCCTCTCGCGGGTCGAACGGCCGTCTCGCCCAGGCCCAATCTCCGCCTCGCTCACTCTCGGGTGGCGGGCGCTCCTGAAGATCAAGCACGTGCCGTTTCAGCTCCTCGACGTCACGGCATTCCCGCTCATGTTCACGCTGCTGTTCACCTTCCTGTTCGGGGGCGCTCTCGCCGGATCACCACAGCAGTATATCCAGTTCCTGCTGCCGGGTATCCTCGTCCAGTCTATCGTCTTCATCACTGTCTATACGGGCGTCGGCCTCAACACGGACATCGAGAAGGGCTTGTTCGACCGTTTCCAGTCACTCCCGATCTGGCAGCCTGCGCCGCTGGTCGGGGCACTCCTCGGCGACGTGTTGCGCTACTCGATGGCGGCGCTCATGGTTGTCGGGCTCGGTGTCGTTCTGGGTTTCCGTCCCGGAGCTGGGATTGTGGGAGTGCTCCTCGCGCTCGCGCTGGTGCTCGTCTTCGCGTTCAGCGTCTCATGGATCTGGGTTCTCGCGGGGTTGCTCGTCGACACCCCTGAGTCCGTTATGACGGCGAGCTTTCTTCTGCTCTTCCCGCTGACGTTTGTTAGCAACATCTTCGTCGACCCGGCGACCATGCCAGCGTGGCTCCAGACCGTGGTCAGCGTGAATCCCGTTACGCATCTCGTCGACGCCTCCCGGGGCCTCATGCATGGAAACGTCGCTTTGATGGATGTGACATGGGTGCTCATCGCCTCTGCCATAATCATTATCGTGTTCGCACCGCTATCGCTTCATATGTACCACAAGGAGCGATAAGCGCATTTCTGGAATCAAGAGAGAACTATCCTATGCAACTATATGACCGGGTGAAGGACTTGCCGCTCGATATAGACAGCTATGAACTCACCCACCACGAGCAGAACTGCACGGGGGATTTTGCCCGTGCAAGCGTCGTCTTATCAATACAAGACCACGCTCCAGACACTCCTGAATTCAGGAGACCATGCACTCAGATCGCACTGCGCGGACAGGAGAGTATCGGCTACGGCGAAGACGTTACCTATGACAAAGTAGACCATCAGGCGCTCCTCGAATCTTCGTCTGAACTCCCGCTTGCCGGGAAGTACACGATAGCGTCGTTTTCGGCAGCGCTCGACAGAATCGATCTCTTCCCCAACCGTGAACCAGAACGTGAGGCGTCTCGGTACTACCGCCGGTGGGCACTCGAAAGCGCGGCCCTTGATCTCGCACTCAAACAGGCTCGAATGGATTTGGCCACCGTCCTCGACCGGGAGTACGACCCTGTTCGGTTCGTTGTGAGCAACCGCCTTGGCAATCCCCCGACGTTTGACCGAGTAGCTACTTGGCTTGAATTGAACCCCAATTTGGAGTTCAAGCTAGACATCGACTCTGGATGGACAGGCACACTGATTGGACAACTCGCGGAGATCGATGCCGTGCAGGTTCTCGACTTCAAAGGCCGATACAAAGGAACGATGGTCGATCAGCCCTCGAATGCGGACCTCTATCGGCGTCTCATCGAGAATTTTCCTGATGTGCTCATCGAAGATCCCGTTCTCACCGACGAAACACAAGCACTCTTCGAAGGCATTGAACATCGAATCACATGGGATGCGCCGATCACGGGCGTGAGGAGTATCGAGCAACTACCGTTCGAACCCGACTGGCTAAACATCAAGCCTTCGAGATTCGGGACGCTTGAGAGCCTCTTCAATTCGATCGAGTACTGTCTCAATCACGATATCCAGATGTACGGCGGCGGTCAAACCGAGTTGGGTGTCGGCCGTCAGCACATCCACGCTCTCGCGTCGCTGTTCTATCCTTCGTCGCCGAATGATATCGCTCCCCGGCCGTACAATCACCCGGAACCCACTTCTGGCCTCCCAACTAGTCCACTCTCACCTCCAGCAGATCCTCGCGGATTCGAATGGCACTGACAACCGAGGAGAATGACAACGGCCGATTATAGAGTTCGCCAAAGGCCGAAGGAAAAAAGAGCGGTTCGGGAATCGATTTTGAGATTGGTCGGAAGTGGCTTGGAGGTCAGCCGACGGCTGGATGTTCTGGGTCATGTGGAACACGTTCTCAGGATCCCACTCGGTTTTCAGTTTGACGAGGCGATCGTAGTTCTCGCCGAAGGCGTGCTTCACGTCGTCGTCCTGCATCAAGTAGTTCGCGTAGATCCCCTCCGTCGAGTGCGGTCGCACCATCTCGTAGATGTCTTGGGCCCAGCCCATCATCGCCTCGTCGTCGGCTGGGTCCGACCACCCGATCCCAATTCCGACGTTGTACGCCGCATCCCGGTGTGAGAAGGCCGTCTCGGTGGATCTGACTCGGGTGACGGCACCGCCCATCGACTCGAACCAGACGCTCGAGAACAGGTTGGGGAGGGCATCGATCGCATCAACGAGCGTATCGATGAGGTCGTCGGAAAGCTCCTCGATGTACACCGATTTGCCGTAGTAGCGCTGGCCTGGCTGGCCCTCGTCGGAGGTTGCCTTGAACGCGGTGTACGACATCGACTCAACGATCGGGAGGATCGGCTCGCCCCACGAAATGAGCGGCTCCAACGCGACTCGACCGGCGTCGACCTCACCCGACCAACAGCCGATGAACGCGATGCCCGTCTCGCCCTGCTGCTCCTCGGGGAAGGGCTCCATCGGCGGGATGGTCATGATCATCGGGAAACAGGTGAGCTCGTCGGGTGCGTCGATCATGAACTCCCGGAACATCCGAAGTGCCTCACCGGCGACGTCGAACGGGTGGAAGATCTGGACGGTGAGCACCTCGTGGCCGATCTCATGGAGTTGGAATTCGAACTCGGTCACCACGCCAAAGTTGCCCCCACCGCCGCGCAACCCCCCGAAGAGGTCGGGGTGTTCCGACTCGCTCGCCCGGACGATCTCGCCGTCGGTTGTGACGACCGTAGCGCCGGTGAGATTGTCGCACGTGAGGCCATAGTTACGCATGAGCCAGCCGATGCCGCCACCAAGAGTCAGGCCACCAATGCCG
This window contains:
- a CDS encoding enolase-like domain-containing protein, with the translated sequence MQLYDRVKDLPLDIDSYELTHHEQNCTGDFARASVVLSIQDHAPDTPEFRRPCTQIALRGQESIGYGEDVTYDKVDHQALLESSSELPLAGKYTIASFSAALDRIDLFPNREPEREASRYYRRWALESAALDLALKQARMDLATVLDREYDPVRFVVSNRLGNPPTFDRVATWLELNPNLEFKLDIDSGWTGTLIGQLAEIDAVQVLDFKGRYKGTMVDQPSNADLYRRLIENFPDVLIEDPVLTDETQALFEGIEHRITWDAPITGVRSIEQLPFEPDWLNIKPSRFGTLESLFNSIEYCLNHDIQMYGGGQTELGVGRQHIHALASLFYPSSPNDIAPRPYNHPEPTSGLPTSPLSPPADPRGFEWH
- a CDS encoding ABC transporter permease; amino-acid sequence: MSNETTPSNTVVEEDLDDVLSRVERPSRPGPISASLTLGWRALLKIKHVPFQLLDVTAFPLMFTLLFTFLFGGALAGSPQQYIQFLLPGILVQSIVFITVYTGVGLNTDIEKGLFDRFQSLPIWQPAPLVGALLGDVLRYSMAALMVVGLGVVLGFRPGAGIVGVLLALALVLVFAFSVSWIWVLAGLLVDTPESVMTASFLLLFPLTFVSNIFVDPATMPAWLQTVVSVNPVTHLVDASRGLMHGNVALMDVTWVLIASAIIIIVFAPLSLHMYHKER
- a CDS encoding FAD-binding oxidoreductase; amino-acid sequence: MRNYGLTCDNLTGATVVTTDGEIVRASESEHPDLFGGLRGGGGNFGVVTEFEFQLHEIGHEVLTVQIFHPFDVAGEALRMFREFMIDAPDELTCFPMIMTIPPMEPFPEEQQGETGIAFIGCWSGEVDAGRVALEPLISWGEPILPIVESMSYTAFKATSDEGQPGQRYYGKSVYIEELSDDLIDTLVDAIDALPNLFSSVWFESMGGAVTRVRSTETAFSHRDAAYNVGIGIGWSDPADDEAMMGWAQDIYEMVRPHSTEGIYANYLMQDDDVKHAFGENYDRLVKLKTEWDPENVFHMTQNIQPSADLQATSDQSQNRFPNRSFFLRPLANSIIGRCHSPRLSVPFESARICWR